The Ammoniphilus sp. CFH 90114 nucleotide sequence TATTCATACGGCGCAGTCCTTCTGGCACCAAGTTGAACTTCTCATCATTGAGCAACGCGGAGATTCCCACCGATTCCGGTCTCTCTGTAATACCGAAAGCCTCATTAAAGTACTCATCTGCACGTCCAGCTACGTAGTTCTTTGGCTCTGGATAGGAAGTGATCACTCCTTCAAAGTTACGCAATACGACTTTTTCCGCACTTTGAGAGATTAAGTAGTTTGGTGATAAAGCAATCTTTCCACCACCGCCTGGTGCATCGACAACAAACGTTGGTACGGCATAGCCGGATGTATGACCGCGCAATCCTTCAATGATTTCTAATCCCTTCGCTACTGGCGCACGGAAGTGTCCGATTCCTTCAGACAAGTCACATTGGTAGATGTAGTAAGGTCTTACGCGAGCTTTTACCAGGTCATGCATTAATTTCTTCATGATATGAACGCTGTCATTAATTCCAGCTAGGATAACCGCTTGGTTACCAATCGGTACTCCGGCAAAGGAAAGCATATCGCAGGCCTTCTTCGCTTCTTCGGTTAGCTCTAAAGAGTGATTAAAGTGAGTATTCAACCAAATCGGATGATACTTCTTCAAAATGTTGCACAGATCTTCTGTAATACGTTGCGGGAATACCACCGGTGCACGAGTTCCGATGCGGATGATTTCCACATGCGGGATCGCACGAAGGTTCTTTAATATATATTCTAAAATGGTATCGTTAATGAGTAGCCCGTCTCCACCAGAGATCAAAACGTCGCGAATTTCTGGCGTATTGCGGATATATTCGATCGCTGCATCCAATTGCTTCTTCGGTACACCCATTCCCACCTGGCCAGAGAAGCGACGGCGAGTACAGTAACGGCAGTACATCGAGCATTGGTTGGTGACAAGGAACAAGACACGGTCAGGATAACGGTGAGTCAACCCTGGAACCGGAGAATCTTCATCTTCGTGAAGAGGATCTTCTAAGTCGTATTTCGTTTTAAGGATTTCTGCAGACAAAGGTACGGACTGCAAACGGATCGGACAGCGTGGATCATCTGGATTCATAAGAGAAGCATAGTAAGGTGTAATATTTAATGGAATTGTCTGGGTCGAGATGCGCACCCCTTCTTCTTCCTCAGGTGTCAGGTTCACAACCTTCTTCAAGTCGTCTAGTGTACGGATCGTATTCGTTAACTGCCACAGCCAGTCATTCCATTGCTCATCCGTAACATCCTTCCAAAGCTCAACCTCACGGAAATGACGACGTGTACCAGGTGCTTGCTTACCCGCTTTTAAATCTTTTTCCAATAGACTCATGTATATTTCCCCCTTACGTTATCTTGTTGCCTATTATTAACGCAAGGATCGTGCCAACGGTATTTTCCCTTTAAAACAGTAAAAAAGAGGGGTTTCCCCCTCTTTTTTCGCCTTTGGCGCAAAATATACGGCAATGTTTAGAATCTTTTGCAGCCATATTTTCGGCACTAGCTTACATTATTCAATTAAACTTAACTACGCGGTGAAAAAGTCCCTTGCAAGGCAATAATAAAATTCAACCCCAAGTAGGGTTGACGATTGTTATGCGGAATACTATTCCCCGTAGAACGGATAGCACTTCCATTCATAGGAACATGGGCACCAGAACCGTAGGCATCCCTGCCATTTCGCCCCTTTACTTCTGTCCAGACCCTGCCTGTTGGATCCGAGTTTGTATCCGTTTTATCCCCCACTCGCACTTGATGAGAATGCTCTGGCATTTCCGAAATCGTAAGGGCGACCGTTGCTTCTCCTCCCTGTTTACCCAAATCATATGCTGATAATCCCTGCCCTTGGCCAGCTCCAATAGGAACACGTCCCTGCAAATTTGGCAAGGCAAAGGTTGTTTTTCCATCTCCTCCGTACATGGTCCCTAATAATGAAAAAAGAGCCGTGTTCTGAGCCAGTGGAAGGATTTGTCCATTACAGAACGCCCAACCCTTCGGTGGAAAATTCCCGGCAAATATGCGTATTTCAGCAAGAAATGCATCCGACATCATCATTACCCCCTAGCTTCTAATTGTAACTTGGAAAAATCCCTTGTATCGCTATACAATAGTTAACGACCCTATAAGGCTGACGATTCTCATGAGGATGACCACCGCCAACTGAAGTAATCGCACTTGGGTGCAAACCTATGAGACTATTTGTTCCATAGGCTTCCACATCTGTATTGGCCCAAATAAGCCCTTCAGGATTCCTCGAAGTAGCCAACATAGAACTAGCGGCCACACTATGGGTATGACTGGGCATTTCACTCATGTTTAGCGTGTGATATTCAGAACCGCCACGTTCACCAAGATAAAGATTGGTGCTTGTATGTACGGGTACACGACCGCGAAGGTCAGGTAAGCCAAAAGTCGTTCTACCATCCCCGCCATAAGTGACCCCTAATAAAGCAAACAAGGCTTGATTTTGGTTAATCGGCATCAGCTGACCATTACATTGCGCCCAGCCCTTTGGTGCAAAATGAAATGAAAAGATCCGAATTTCCCCTATGAAAGGTTCCATAATGTCCTCCTTTTCAATTTTTAAGTCTGACTCGGAAAGATTCCGAATAATGAAATGATGTAATTTATCGCTAAGTACGGCATCAAATTGTTATGAGGTTGGTTTCCACCTGTTCTTCCTAAACATTCATTAGCCATCCTAGCATTCGGGTTAACATGATTACCGTAAGGTTGTAGGTTCGATTTTGCCCAGACTGCATGTTGAGGGCTACTTGTCGTAGCTTCAAGTGTGGAAGCTTGGGGAATATGGTGATGAGCGGGGATCTGGTTCACAGTCAAGGTTACTTTCTCCACGCCGCCCATTTCTCCAAGAATATACTTATTCCCAGCTGATAGCTGCCCCATATGAACCGGTGCTCGTCCTCGAAGATCTGGTAAAGCAAACGTATTTACTCCATCCCCCCCGTAGATTGTTCCTATGAGCGAAAATAACATGTCATTTTCCCAAATAGACAGTAACTG carries:
- the ablA gene encoding lysine 2,3-aminomutase, translating into MSLLEKDLKAGKQAPGTRRHFREVELWKDVTDEQWNDWLWQLTNTIRTLDDLKKVVNLTPEEEEGVRISTQTIPLNITPYYASLMNPDDPRCPIRLQSVPLSAEILKTKYDLEDPLHEDEDSPVPGLTHRYPDRVLFLVTNQCSMYCRYCTRRRFSGQVGMGVPKKQLDAAIEYIRNTPEIRDVLISGGDGLLINDTILEYILKNLRAIPHVEIIRIGTRAPVVFPQRITEDLCNILKKYHPIWLNTHFNHSLELTEEAKKACDMLSFAGVPIGNQAVILAGINDSVHIMKKLMHDLVKARVRPYYIYQCDLSEGIGHFRAPVAKGLEIIEGLRGHTSGYAVPTFVVDAPGGGGKIALSPNYLISQSAEKVVLRNFEGVITSYPEPKNYVAGRADEYFNEAFGITERPESVGISALLNDEKFNLVPEGLRRMNKREAYKEAEDHASLKDRRDKRDEMKAKLIKAKS
- a CDS encoding phage tail protein, producing MSDAFLAEIRIFAGNFPPKGWAFCNGQILPLAQNTALFSLLGTMYGGDGKTTFALPNLQGRVPIGAGQGQGLSAYDLGKQGGEATVALTISEMPEHSHQVRVGDKTDTNSDPTGRVWTEVKGRNGRDAYGSGAHVPMNGSAIRSTGNSIPHNNRQPYLGLNFIIALQGTFSPRS
- a CDS encoding tail fiber protein → MEPFIGEIRIFSFHFAPKGWAQCNGQLMPINQNQALFALLGVTYGGDGRTTFGLPDLRGRVPVHTSTNLYLGERGGSEYHTLNMSEMPSHTHSVAASSMLATSRNPEGLIWANTDVEAYGTNSLIGLHPSAITSVGGGHPHENRQPYRVVNYCIAIQGIFPSYN
- a CDS encoding phage tail protein, which produces MVEPYVGEIRMFAGNFAPAGWMFCHGQLLSIWENDMLFSLIGTIYGGDGVNTFALPDLRGRAPVHMGQLSAGNKYILGEMGGVEKVTLTVNQIPAHHHIPQASTLEATTSSPQHAVWAKSNLQPYGNHVNPNARMANECLGRTGGNQPHNNLMPYLAINYIISLFGIFPSQT